CGGCATCAGCACCTACGTCAAGTCGTGGGTGCCGCTGGGCGGTCCGATCGTCGGCATGGTCGTGCGGCACGGCGAGGCGTTCACGATCAGCGACAAGCTGACCGTGTGGGACGGCGACGAGGCGGTCTACCGCCCGACGGTGCACTACGCCTACCTGCCGACCGACGCCGCGATGAACTCGCTGCACGAGTGCCGGATGCGCGGCTACGAGCTGCAGACCGACCAGCGGATCATGAACGACGAGATCACCGAGGGGCGCGACGAGCTCGGCGTGCTGCTCATGGGCCACGACCTCAACGGCTGGTGGGTCGGCTCGCAGCTCGACATCGCCGAGACCCGCGAGCTGGTCCAGCACCAGAACGCGACGACGCTGCAGGTCGCGGCCTCGGTCCTCGGCGCGGTCTACTGGATCGTCGCCAACCCGACCCAGGGCCTCTGCGTCCCGGACGATCTCGATCACGAGGCGGTCCTGGCCGTGGCGAACCCCTACCTCGGTCCGACCCCGTCGGTGCACACCACCTGGACTCCCGCTGACAACGGCTACGACCCCTTCGCCAACTACAAGTCCGCGGCGAACACGGACGAGCCCTGGGCGTTCGGCAACTTCCTCCTGAAGTAGCGGTCCGCACTCCCTCCCGTTGACGGCCCCGAGCGCTCCGCACTCGGGGCCGTCAACGTAATTCGCGTTGATCAAGGGAAGACTCACCATCCGGGGTGCCCGATATGCGGCGAGTCTTCCCTTGATCAACGCGAATTTTGGGGGTGGGGGATGGGGCGGGGGCGGTAGGTGGCCAGGTAGCTGCCGGCCAGGACCAGGGCGAAGCCGACCGCTATGCCCAGGGTGAACGGCTCGGACAGGAAGACGATGCCGAGGATGATCGCGACCGCGGGGTTGACATAGGTGATCACCGTGGTGCGGACCGGGCCGACCTCGGCGATGAGGGCCGAGAAGACGAGCAGGGCGATCGCGCTGCAGAAGACCGCGAGCATCACCACCGAGGCGATCGCCTTGCCCGACGGCAGCGCGGACGGGGTCTGCGCGATTCCCCACGGTGCGTAGACGACCGCGCTCACCGTGATCGCCACCGCCATCACGCCGAGGCTGGACTGGTCGCCGAGGTAGCGGTCGAGCAGGTACGGCCCCACGGCGTACCCGATCACCACGACACCGATCTGCACCAGCGCCCAGGTGTCGTCGGCGGTGAGATCGAGCCCGACCAGCGCCGCGACACCGGCGAGCCCGATGCCGAGCCCGAGCAGCCGCCGCCAGCCGAGCTTCTCACCGCCGGTGAAGAAGCTCAGCACCGCCGCGACGAGCGGCACGGTCGCGATCAGCAGCCCGGCCAGCGAACTGCTGAGCCGCTGCTCGGCGGAGGCGAGCAGCACCCACGGCACGACCATCTCGGCTGCGGTGAAGGCGAGCAGCGGCTTCCAGACCTTCGTCAGCCCGCGCAGCTCACCGCGGATCGCGGCGAGGGGCAAGAGCAGGATCGAAGCCAGGAGGGTACGCCAGAAGACGAGCGAGACCGGCGTCAGCTCGGTGACGGCGATCTTGATGAGTAGGTACGGCATGCCCCAGATCACGCCCAGGGTCAAGAAGAGAAGCCAGCCTCTGCGCGACACCCGGCAGACGTTACCTGCGCTCCAGGGCGATGGTGATCTCGGCCAGGGCCGCCTCGGCGCGGTCGGCGGCGGTCCGGACCCGGCGGTACTGCCGCTGTGCCAGGACCTGGTCGTGGCCGAGCGCTTCGCGCAGCGCCTCCTGGACCGGCTCGACGTTGATCTGTGTCAGCGCGTTCACCGCGATCTTGGGTTGGACGCGCTGGCGTCGGACGAGCACCCGCAGCCCGTGCCGGGCCCGCATGGTCCAGACGCCCTTCGAGTAGTGCAGGGTGAGGCGGGGACCGGCCGCCGCGCCGCCGACGGCGTAGAGCTGGGGGAGTGCGGTGAGCCCGTCGGCCGTCGGCTTCTTGCTGTGGACGTCGTTGAGCTCGCGCCAGGTGCGGTAACCGGCGACCGGCGCGAGGGTGACGATGAAGTAGAGCGCCGTCCCGGCGAGGATGCCGTTGACGAGGCCGAGCTGCGACACGAGCACGCCGCCGAGGATGCCGCCGAGCGGGATGCCGCCGTAGGCGACGGCGGTGATGATGCCGCCGACCCGGGCCAGCATCTCCTTCGGCACCCGCTGGAAGATCATCGCGCCGATGGTCGGGTTGACCGAGCACATGGCGATGCCGCTGACGAGCGTGACGGCGACGATGACGGTGAGGTTGTCGGTGAGGGCGAGCACCAGGAAGCGCGGCGCGCCGCCGATGAAATAGCCCGCGACGAGCACGGGGTAGCGCGGCAGGACCGGTGCCAGCCAGGCGAAGAGCAGGTTGCCGATGATGATGCCGACGGCGTAGGCGGCGCCGACCGCACCGAGCGCCGTCGCGTCGGGCATGTAGGTGAGCACCCACAGCGGCACGAAGACCACGGCGCTGGCCTGGTTGAAGAGGTTGGTGAAGAAGAACATGCCGGTCGCGGCGCGCAGCAGCCGGTCCTGTTTGAACCCGGCCCAGCCGTTGCGCAGCGCGGTGAAGTAGGGCTCCGGCTTCGGCTTGACGATCTCGTTGCCGTCGGCGTCGAGCTTCGGCGGGATGTTCCTCGGCACGAGCAGGGTGATCATCGCGGAGCTGAGCGCGAAGGTGGCCGCGTCGAACCAGATCGCGCCGACCCCGCCGAAGGCCGCGATCGTGACACCGGCGAGACCGGCGCCGACGAGCATCGCACTCTTGAGGATGCCCTCGCGGGACGCGGCGACCCGGGTGAAGTCGGTCTTCGCGGCCTCCATCTGCGGCAGCA
This portion of the Allocatelliglobosispora scoriae genome encodes:
- a CDS encoding DMT family transporter, which gives rise to MSRRGWLLFLTLGVIWGMPYLLIKIAVTELTPVSLVFWRTLLASILLLPLAAIRGELRGLTKVWKPLLAFTAAEMVVPWVLLASAEQRLSSSLAGLLIATVPLVAAVLSFFTGGEKLGWRRLLGLGIGLAGVAALVGLDLTADDTWALVQIGVVVIGYAVGPYLLDRYLGDQSSLGVMAVAITVSAVVYAPWGIAQTPSALPSGKAIASVVMLAVFCSAIALLVFSALIAEVGPVRTTVITYVNPAVAIILGIVFLSEPFTLGIAVGFALVLAGSYLATYRPRPIPHPQNSR
- a CDS encoding MFS transporter, encoding MTTLPAPVPEARNWRQGRTGLIGLIATEAIASIGSRMTFLAIPWLVLITTGSPVKVGLVTGAETLAYVVSGVLAAPLQDRIGARLTSIGADLLSVFAMGAIAIFARAPFGVMLTLVAIAGMLRAQADRSKNNLLLPQMEAAKTDFTRVAASREGILKSAMLVGAGLAGVTIAAFGGVGAIWFDAATFALSSAMITLLVPRNIPPKLDADGNEIVKPKPEPYFTALRNGWAGFKQDRLLRAATGMFFFTNLFNQASAVVFVPLWVLTYMPDATALGAVGAAYAVGIIIGNLLFAWLAPVLPRYPVLVAGYFIGGAPRFLVLALTDNLTVIVAVTLVSGIAMCSVNPTIGAMIFQRVPKEMLARVGGIITAVAYGGIPLGGILGGVLVSQLGLVNGILAGTALYFIVTLAPVAGYRTWRELNDVHSKKPTADGLTALPQLYAVGGAAAGPRLTLHYSKGVWTMRARHGLRVLVRRQRVQPKIAVNALTQINVEPVQEALREALGHDQVLAQRQYRRVRTAADRAEAALAEITIALERR